From Mauremys reevesii isolate NIE-2019 linkage group 10, ASM1616193v1, whole genome shotgun sequence, the proteins below share one genomic window:
- the MPV17L gene encoding mpv17-like protein isoform X2 produces MAGPLLRSGVRRFPWLCNVLLYGSLFSAGDAAQQLLRRRPGQEPDWAQTRHVALVALSFHGNFNYVWLRGLERALPGRAPGAVLAKVLCDQLLGAPVAILAFYTGMSILQGKENIFSDCKKKFWNTYKTGLMYWPFVQLSNFVLVPVYLRTAYTGLCGFLWAIFICFSQQSGDGTAKSAFLWFQREKFYFLWTSNKITRLSSMPLGL; encoded by the exons ATGGCCGGGCCGCTGCTCCGGAGCGGGGTGCGCCGGTTCCCCTGGCTCTGCAACGTGCTGCTCTACGGCAGCCTCTTCTCGGCCGGGGACGCGGCTCAGCAGCTGCTGCGGCGGCGCCCGGGGCAGGAGCCCGACTGGGCGCAGACCCGGCACGTGGCGCTGGTGGCCCTCAGCTTCCATGGCAACTTCAACTACGTGTGGCTGCGGGGGCTGGAGCGGGCGCTGCCCGGCCGCGCGCCCGGCGCGGTGCTGGCCAAGGTGCTGTGCGACCAGCTGCTGGGGGCGCCTGTCGCCATCCTGGCCTTCTACACGG GCATGAGTATACTTCAGGGgaaagagaacattttttctgaCTGTAAAAAGAAATTCTGGAATACATATAAG ACTGGGCTGATGTACTGGCCTTTTGTGCAG CTTTCAAACTTTGTTCTGGTCCCTGTTTACCTGAGAACAGCTTACACTGGGCTCTGTGGCTTTCTCTGGGCTATCTTCATTTGCTTTTCACAACAGAGCGGTGATGGCACAGCAAAGTCGGCTTTTCTGTGGTTCCAAAGAGAAAAG TTTTATTTCTTGTGGACCAGCAACAAAATAACACGTCTTTCTTCTATGCCTCTGGGCCTGTGA
- the MPV17L gene encoding mpv17-like protein isoform X1, with protein MAGPLLRSGVRRFPWLCNVLLYGSLFSAGDAAQQLLRRRPGQEPDWAQTRHVALVALSFHGNFNYVWLRGLERALPGRAPGAVLAKVLCDQLLGAPVAILAFYTAGMSILQGKENIFSDCKKKFWNTYKTGLMYWPFVQLSNFVLVPVYLRTAYTGLCGFLWAIFICFSQQSGDGTAKSAFLWFQREKFYFLWTSNKITRLSSMPLGL; from the exons ATGGCCGGGCCGCTGCTCCGGAGCGGGGTGCGCCGGTTCCCCTGGCTCTGCAACGTGCTGCTCTACGGCAGCCTCTTCTCGGCCGGGGACGCGGCTCAGCAGCTGCTGCGGCGGCGCCCGGGGCAGGAGCCCGACTGGGCGCAGACCCGGCACGTGGCGCTGGTGGCCCTCAGCTTCCATGGCAACTTCAACTACGTGTGGCTGCGGGGGCTGGAGCGGGCGCTGCCCGGCCGCGCGCCCGGCGCGGTGCTGGCCAAGGTGCTGTGCGACCAGCTGCTGGGGGCGCCTGTCGCCATCCTGGCCTTCTACACGG CAGGCATGAGTATACTTCAGGGgaaagagaacattttttctgaCTGTAAAAAGAAATTCTGGAATACATATAAG ACTGGGCTGATGTACTGGCCTTTTGTGCAG CTTTCAAACTTTGTTCTGGTCCCTGTTTACCTGAGAACAGCTTACACTGGGCTCTGTGGCTTTCTCTGGGCTATCTTCATTTGCTTTTCACAACAGAGCGGTGATGGCACAGCAAAGTCGGCTTTTCTGTGGTTCCAAAGAGAAAAG TTTTATTTCTTGTGGACCAGCAACAAAATAACACGTCTTTCTTCTATGCCTCTGGGCCTGTGA
- the MPV17L gene encoding mpv17-like protein isoform X3 translates to MAGPLLRSGVRRFPWLCNVLLYGSLFSAGDAAQQLLRRRPGQEPDWAQTRHVALVALSFHGNFNYVWLRGLERALPGRAPGAVLAKVLCDQLLGAPVAILAFYTAGMSILQGKENIFSDCKKKFWNTYKTGLMYWPFVQLSNFVLVPVYLRTAYTGLCGFLWAIFICFSQQSGDGTAKSAFLWFQREKVNADGEPSEK, encoded by the exons ATGGCCGGGCCGCTGCTCCGGAGCGGGGTGCGCCGGTTCCCCTGGCTCTGCAACGTGCTGCTCTACGGCAGCCTCTTCTCGGCCGGGGACGCGGCTCAGCAGCTGCTGCGGCGGCGCCCGGGGCAGGAGCCCGACTGGGCGCAGACCCGGCACGTGGCGCTGGTGGCCCTCAGCTTCCATGGCAACTTCAACTACGTGTGGCTGCGGGGGCTGGAGCGGGCGCTGCCCGGCCGCGCGCCCGGCGCGGTGCTGGCCAAGGTGCTGTGCGACCAGCTGCTGGGGGCGCCTGTCGCCATCCTGGCCTTCTACACGG CAGGCATGAGTATACTTCAGGGgaaagagaacattttttctgaCTGTAAAAAGAAATTCTGGAATACATATAAG ACTGGGCTGATGTACTGGCCTTTTGTGCAG CTTTCAAACTTTGTTCTGGTCCCTGTTTACCTGAGAACAGCTTACACTGGGCTCTGTGGCTTTCTCTGGGCTATCTTCATTTGCTTTTCACAACAGAGCGGTGATGGCACAGCAAAGTCGGCTTTTCTGTGGTTCCAAAGAGAAAAGGTCAATGCAGATGGAGAACCATCAGAGAAATGA